Proteins encoded within one genomic window of Setaria italica strain Yugu1 chromosome IV, Setaria_italica_v2.0, whole genome shotgun sequence:
- the LOC101759875 gene encoding galactan beta-1,4-galactosyltransferase GALS1, whose product MRKDAAGGGIAPGAAAPALLCFDVKPFLAALTVLTLLAAAWQLRPYHSLLASPFPAACAQAAAGTLPRALAVHAKKSSSSSSTPNYTASSSSLPPPPPGPERREFRAVGSAAALFVQMGAYRGGPYTFAVVGLASKPTHVYGKPWFRCEWEPTIPSNTNASSPPEPMRAAGTYHMLPDWGYGRVYTVVVVNCTFPRVPNADNAGGRLVLYAHHGGPSRSPSSPHERIVALEEAPGAYDEAAFRPGAPHRYDYLYCGSSLYGDLSAARVREWMAYHARFFGDRSHFVFHDAGGVGPAVRAALEPWVRAGRATLQDVRAQAEYDGWYYNQFLVVNDCLHRYRHAAKWTFFFDVDEYIFLPDGRKLEDVLAELEPYTQFTIEQNPMSSRLCVDDPEADYSNQWGFEKLVFRNSITGVRRDRKYAIQAKNAYATGVHMSENVIGNTTHKTEHLIRYYHYHNTINVLDEVCREFVPIPPKGGLTWSEKTPWYYDDSMKRVANAVREFERETIGDVRL is encoded by the exons atgCGGAAGgacgctgccggcggcggcattgcgccgggcgcggcggcgcccgcgctgCTCTGCTTCGACGTCAAGCCATTCCTCGCCGCGCTCACCGTGCTcacgctcctcgccgccgcctggcaGCTCCGGCCCTACCActccctcctcgcctccccgttccccgccgcctgcgcgcaggcggccgccggcaccctcccccgcgcgctcgccgtccacgccaagaagtcctcatcttcctcctccacccccaactacaccgcctcctcctcctcgctcccgccgccgccgcccggccccgagCGCCGGGAGTTCCGCGCCgtcggcagcgcggcggcgctgtTCGTGCAGATGGGCGCCTACCGCGGCGGGCCCTACACCTTCGCCGTCGTCGGGCTGGCGTCCAAGCCCACGCACGTCTACGGCAAGCCCTGGTTCCGGTGCGAGTGGGAGCCCACCATCCCCTCCAACACCaacgcctcctcgccgccggagcCGATGCGCGCCGCCGGGACGTACCACATGCTCCCGGACTGGGGCTACGGCCGCGTCTACACGGTGGTCGTCGTCAACTGCACGTTCCCGCGCGTCCCCAACGCGGACAACGCCGGCGGCAGGCTCGTCCTCTACGCGCACCACGGCGGGCCCTCCCGCTCCCCGTCCTCCCCGCACGAGCGCATCGTCGCGCTCGAGGAGGCGCCCGGCGCCTACGACGAGGCCGCGTTCCGGCCGGGGGCGCCGCACCGCTACGACTACCTCTACTGCGGATCCTCGCTCTACGGCGACCTCAGCGCGGCGCGGGTGCGGGAGTGGATGGCGTACCACGCGCGCTTCTTCGGCGACCGGTCCCACTTCGTCTTCCACGACGCCGGCGGGGTCGGCCCCGCCGTGCGCGCCGCGCTCGAGCCCTGGGTGCGCGCCGGCAGGGCCACGCTGCAGGACGTGCGCGCGCAGGCGGAGTACGACGGCTGGTACTACAACCAGTTCCTCGTCGTCAACGACTGCCTGCACCGGTACCGGCACGCCGCCAAGTGGACCTTCTTCTTCGACGTCGACGAGTACATCTTCCTGCCTGACGGCCGTAAGCTTGAGGACGTCCTCGCCGAGCTCGAACCGTACACGCAGTTCACCATCGAGCAGAACCCGATGTCGAGCAGGTTGTGCGTCGACGACCCGGAGGCCGACTATTCCAA CCAATGGGGATTTGAGAAGCTGGTTTTCCGAAATTCAATCACCGGGGTGAGGAGGGACCGGAAGTACGCGATTCAGGCCAAGAATGCCTACGCCACAGGTGTGCACATGTCTGAGAACGTTATCGGCAACACCACACACAAGACGGAGCACCTCATCCGGTACTACCACTACcacaacaccatcaacgtcctCGACGAGGTTTGCCGCGAGTTTGTGCCTATTCCACCCAAGGGTGGCCTGACGTGGTCCGAGAAGACGCCCTGGTACTACGACGACAGCATGAAGCGTGTCGCCAACGCCGTGCGCGAATTCGAGAGGGAGACCATTGGCGATGTAAGACTATGA